GGGGCCGATCTGCGGTGGTATTAACAAGATACCGGAGTTCCGATTGAAAATAATTGGGAATCGGGAGTTCCGGTTTAAACATGAACACCTGGCTTAGACGGGAAGCGTTTTGGGAGTGTCGTCATGGAAAGTGAACGCATTGTCTGCATACAGTGTGAAAATGAATTCGAGTTCAGTATTGCTGATCAAATTCGCTATGCCGAAAAGGGATTTGAGCCCCCTCGGCGTTGCCCTGCCTGCC
The genomic region above belongs to Deltaproteobacteria bacterium and contains:
- a CDS encoding zinc-ribbon domain-containing protein → MESERIVCIQCENEFEFSIADQIRYAEKGFEPPRRCPACRRNKSKIIYLDGKREAKNRRVPHRNRKESEY